The DNA sequence CAAGATTGGTAAGCACCTCAATTGCAAGCCCGTCACCCTGCCTGATTATTCCAAGCAGCAAATGTTCCGCACCGATGTAATTATGCCCGAGCCTTAATGCCTCTTCCCGGGAAAATTGAATGACCATCTGCACTCGTTTGGAAAAATTATTTTTCAAGTATCAGCTTTCTCCTTAAAGTCAGTTCAATCTCTTTGGTGTTTTTAGTCTGGCTGTACTTCTTATTACACCTGTTTAAGGTAATCTCAATTTCCATGATAGTCAAGTGTTTAAACCGCCTGATACAGCAAAATTTAGCCTAAATTCCATTTCCTTCTCTCGTTTCACATCCATCCCCCTACTTCTTTATTAACGGCACGATCCTTAAATATGTTCACTGTTTTGCGGAAATATATTTTTGGGTTTTCCGGAACAATCTATTATTCTTTAATATATCCATCTACCAGACGAATAATTCTATCCGTTTTATTTGCGAGTTCTTCATTATGCGTCACTATCAAGAAGGTTTGCTGATTTTCTTCCCTCAGTTTCCAGATTAACTCATACATCTCTTCGGCGTTCTCTCTGTCGAGATTTCCTGTGGGTTCATCGGCAAGTATCAGCTTGGGATCATTTACTATTGCGCGCGCAATGGCGACGCGCTGCCGCTCTCCTCCGGAAAGTTCTGAAGGTTTGTGCGATCCCCTTTTGGAGAGCCCGACGTCGTTCAAAAGGCTCGTCGTCCGCTCGTGGATCATCTCTTTCGGCTTGCCGGCTAATAGTGCCGGAAGCATCACGTTCTCGAATGCAGAGAGTTCCGGAAGAAGGTGGTGAAACTGGAATATAAATCCGATAGTGGAATTTCGAAATTCGGCGAGCTCATCATCATTTTTCGAAAAGAGATCTTCGCCATTAATTAAAACTTCTCCCGATGACGGTCTATCGAGCGCGCCGATTAGATTCAGCAGAGTACTCTTTCCAACTCCCGACGGTCCGACTATAGCTACAATTTCGCCCCTGGAAACTCCGATGGAAACTCCCCTCAGCACCTCCACTTCGCCTCCGGAAGAAAAATAAGTTTTTCTTAGATCCCTGGTCAACAGTATGACGTTGTTTGCGCTGTCACTCATATCTGATCGCCTCAACCGGAAGTAGATTTGCTGCCTTGCGGGCAGGGTATAGAGTCGCCAATAATCCAAGGAGCGCTGACAGCAGCGCGATGGAAATCAATTCGATCAGGGAGAGTTCTACAGGCAGAACGCTGATGAAATATACGTCCGAAGGGAGTTTCAATATTCCGTATTCACCCTGGAGGTAAACAAGGGTTACTCCCATCAGAAGTCCCACAGCGATTCCTATAACTCCAGAAA is a window from the Candidatus Neomarinimicrobiota bacterium genome containing:
- a CDS encoding ABC transporter ATP-binding protein, whose product is MSDSANNVILLTRDLRKTYFSSGGEVEVLRGVSIGVSRGEIVAIVGPSGVGKSTLLNLIGALDRPSSGEVLINGEDLFSKNDDELAEFRNSTIGFIFQFHHLLPELSAFENVMLPALLAGKPKEMIHERTTSLLNDVGLSKRGSHKPSELSGGERQRVAIARAIVNDPKLILADEPTGNLDRENAEEMYELIWKLREENQQTFLIVTHNEELANKTDRIIRLVDGYIKE